The Salegentibacter sp. Hel_I_6 region AGTCAAAAATGTTTCATAAAGGGCTTATTTAATTTAATCTTTTTAATTTTTGTAGGAATCTGACTATTAAAATTTTAGCTACTTTATTTTAGCTTTTTTTGGAATGACCTTTGTAAATCCAGATTGAAATTTTAACTAAATATTTTTAAAAAAGAAACCCCTACTTATGAGAAAAAGTAAATTTTTGTTACTACCTGTTCTGGCGATTCTGGCTTGTAGTAAAGATCCAATTTCAGAAGATGTAGAATCAGAAACGCAATTAAAACCTGAGGAAATTTTAGAACAACAAACAGAAGTTGCCTATCCCGATCAATCAGGTGCCGTCTCAGAGATATATTATGCAGGCCAAAAAATGCCTGTAGAATCACAAGACGGTAATTATGTCTACCAGGGGGATATCCTGATCCCGGTAAATCAAACCAGCAAATCGCCCCAGGACCTTATTTTAGATAAGGATGAAACTCCTCAAAAGAGTACCGGGAGAACAAAAGGTATGTGGCCCGATAATACTGTTTATTATGCTATAGATAGTAAATTATCTAACAAAGGTCGCGTACATGATGCGATAGAGCACTGGGAATCCAATACCTCCCTTAAATTTGTGCAAAGATCCGGTCAATCCAATTATATTTATTTCACTTCTGGATCTGGATGCTCTTCTTACGTTGGTATGATAGGAGGACGCCAGAACATTACGCTGGCAGGAGCCTGTACAACCGGTAATACGATCCACGAGATCGGACACGCGGTTGGCCTCTGGCACGAACAGAGCAGGGTAGACCGTAATAATTATATCGATGTTAACTTCGAAAATGTTCAAAGTGGTACTGAACATAATTTCCATACCTATGAAGCAAGTGGGTTTGACGGCGATGAGTATACCAGTAGTTTAGACTTTGGATCAATAATGATGTATGGTGCTTATTCCTTCTCCAAGAATGGAAAGCCTACCATCACC contains the following coding sequences:
- a CDS encoding M12 family metallopeptidase; the encoded protein is MRKSKFLLLPVLAILACSKDPISEDVESETQLKPEEILEQQTEVAYPDQSGAVSEIYYAGQKMPVESQDGNYVYQGDILIPVNQTSKSPQDLILDKDETPQKSTGRTKGMWPDNTVYYAIDSKLSNKGRVHDAIEHWESNTSLKFVQRSGQSNYIYFTSGSGCSSYVGMIGGRQNITLAGACTTGNTIHEIGHAVGLWHEQSRVDRNNYIDVNFENVQSGTEHNFHTYEASGFDGDEYTSSLDFGSIMMYGAYSFSKNGKPTITRANGSTYQIQRNELSSGDIQGIKSMYPDGGGTPTYTNGEYYTISGVTVLRANDLWYFWTKYGFKRVELKNDRWYWI